A genomic stretch from Helianthus annuus cultivar XRQ/B chromosome 1, HanXRQr2.0-SUNRISE, whole genome shotgun sequence includes:
- the LOC110874308 gene encoding probable catabolite repression protein creC, with protein MINNEAAVSTTTTTVAAPSTSSSNTAAQSLGLKNFFKTPEGRYKLRHDKSHPSSLLPYALAKSITQITLADLKDQPVQAVANLPALQPSSSYSVASSGVRYVTSKFLGSSGNGSRMLGFVGGNGTGSKTNGGASKSGHVGGLSNGSSSTVGSNTSDGKGTYLIFNVGDTLYITELNSEEKDPIKSISFGNSNPVCHAFDSKAKDGHDFLIGLNTGDVYSGSLRLQLQDVGKKLVGAHHYNKDGALNNTRCMGVAWIPERDGAFVAAHADGNLYVYEKSKDGSVESSFPVIKDQTQFSVAHARSSKSNPIARWHICQGPINAIAFSADGRYLATVGRDGYLRVFDYLNEQLICGGKSYYGALLCCAWSSDGKYILTGGEDDLVQVWSMEDRKVVAWGEGHNSWVSGVAFDSYWSPPTSEDESESAVYRFGSVGQDTQLLLWDLAMDELVVPLRRPPGGSPTYSRAHSSHWDNVVTVGTLQPAPSTKDVPKLAPLVAHRVHSEPLSALIFSRESILTASRDGHVKIWTRPGNSDVQVSGSDTLTPMKAASSVSG; from the exons ATGATCAATAACGAAGCCGCCgtttccaccaccaccaccaccgtcgcagCACCGTCCACTTCTTCCTCTAACACCGCCGCTCAATCTCTCGGTCTCAAAAACTTCTTCAAAACTCCCGAAGGTCGTTACAAGCTTCGTCACGATAAATCTCATCCTTCTTCTCTTCTTCCCTACGCTCTCGCCAAATCCATCACGCAG ATAACTTTAGCAGACCTCAAGGATCAACCTGTGCAAGCTGTAGCGAATTTGCCTGCGTTGCAGCCTAGCTCAAGCTATAGTGTTGCAAGTAGCGGAGTAAGATATGTGACATCAAAATTCTTAGGAAGCAGCGGCAATGGCAGTCGAATGCTTGGATTCGTCGGAGGAAACGGAACCGGTAGTAAAACAAACGGTGGTGCTAGTAAGAGTGGCCATGTGGGAGGGTTAAGTAATGGTAGCAGTTCGACCGTTGGTTCGAATACTTCGGATGGTAAAGGCACTTATTTGATATTCAATGTAGGAGATACTTTGTATATTACAGAACTCAATTCCGAAGAAAAG GATCCAATAAAATCGATTAGTTTTGGTAACTCAAACCCTGTGTGTCATGCATTTGATTCCAAAGCTAAAGACGGGCATGACTTTCTTATCGGGTTGAACACGGGTGATG TATACTCTGGATCATTGAGATTGCAGTTGCAAGATGTTGGTAAGAAGTTAGTTGGTGCACATCATTATAACAAAGATGGAGCCCTTAATAACAC TCGATGCATGGGTGTTGCATGGATACCTGAACGTGACGGTGCTTTTGTTGCTGCACATGCTGATGGCAACTTGTATGTTTATGAGAAG AGCAAAGACGGTTCTGTTGAGTCTTCATTCCCTGTAATCAAGGATCAAACCCAGTTCTCTGTTGCACATGCACGTTCTAGTAAG AGTAACCCTATTGCTAGATGGCATATCTGCCAAGGCCCTATTAACGCAATTGCATTTTCAGCCGATGGAAGATATTTAGCAACCGTTGGCAGAGATG GTTATTTACGGGTATTTGATTACTTAAATGAACAATTGATATGTGGGGGCAAAAGTTACTATGGTGCTCTTCTTTGTTGTGCCTGGAG TTCTGATGGAAAATACATTTTGACTGGTGGGGAAGACGATCTGGTTCAGGTTTGGAGTATGGAAGATAGGAAAGTGGTAGCATGGGGAGAGGGTCACAACTCATGG GTTAGTGGAGTTGCTTTTGATTCATACTGGTCACCACCAACTTCAGAAGATGAATCTGAAAGTGCCGTATATAGATTCGGCTCTGTTGGTCAG GATACACAACTATTGCTTTGGGACCTTGCAATGGATGAACTTGTAGTGCCACTTCGTCGTCCACCTGGTGGGTCCCCCACGTACAGTAGGGCCCACTCTTCTCACTGGGACAATGTGGTCACCGTGGGTACCCTCCAACCGGCTCCCAGCACAAAAGACGTCCCTAAGCTCGCACCATTGGTGGCTCACCGTGTTCATTCTGAGCCTCTGTCTGCTCTAATCTTCTCTCGTGAGTCTATCCTCACGGCTAGCCGTGATGGACATGTAAAGATTTGGACGAGGCCTGGAAATTCAGATGTTCAAGTCAGCGGTTCGGACACCCTTACACCCATGAAAGCTGCCAGCTCGGTTTCCGGATAG
- the LOC110938883 gene encoding agamous-like MADS-box protein AGL29 yields MLLTNINTSVSMRKKTSKGRKKIEIKKIEETNSRQVTFSKRRTGLFKKASELCILTGAQVAILVNSPGGRVFAFGHPNIDLLLDRYLNKNNSSNNNNISTNPTTTIMTVNNSSPPALPTKEFNEHYVEVSRELEAEKKRREMIPASSSSRLPWFEEGTEGLAVEELEQYLWSLVELKKKVLTRADELMMINKSPALLGGSSVYEMWGNGGQAVGVGVGVPTNGGVHGGFVFQHGGEMKF; encoded by the coding sequence ATGCTTCTAACAAACATCAACACAAGTGTTAGCATGAGGAAGAAAACAAGCAAAGGCCGGAAGAAGATAGAGATCAAGAAAATAGAAGAAACGAATAGCCGTCAAGTCACCTTCTCCAAACGACGTACCGGTCTTTTCAAAAAAGCGTCCGAACTTTGCATCTTGACCGGTGCACAAGTCGCCATTCTTGTTAATTCTCCGGGTGGTCGGGTTTTTGCATTCGGTCACCCTAACATCGACCTTCTTCTTGACCGTTATCTCAACAAAAAcaatagtagtaataataataatataagcaCCAACCCCACCACGACAATCATGACCGTTAACAACTCCTCTCCACCAGCTTTGCCGACAAAGGAGTTTAACGAGCATTATGTGGAGGTTTCAAGAGAACTGGAGGCGGAGAAGAAGCGGAGGGAGATGATACCGGCGTCGAGTAGCAGCAGATTGCCGTGGTTTGAGGAGGGTACGGAGGGGCTAGCGGTGGAGGAGTTGGAGCAGTATTTGTGGTCGTTGGTAGAGTTGAAGAAGAAGGTGTTGACTAGAGcggatgagttgatgatgattaataAGTCTCCGGCGTTGTTAGGTGGCTCGAGTGTGTATGAAATGTGGGGGAATGGTGGTCAGGCGGTGGGTGTGGGTGTGGGTGTTCCGACCAACGGCGGTGTTCACGGTGGTTTTGTGTTTCAGCATGGTGGAGAGATGAAGTTTTAG
- the LOC118491333 gene encoding uncharacterized protein LOC118491333, whose amino-acid sequence MTGGKFTFVSDNLEVKMSKIDRFLVNAEFMHLWPLANLEVQNSGLSDHCPLALSCISHDFGPIPFKFFNSWVGEERLVKIVESISAVPNDGELSDIFLANTLRNIKKEIKKLRQEVTVAENKEVKGMLDIIGKIEKKTESMPLTQIEKRTRVDLRVQLKKLEAIKVKNLQQKARVNWIRFGDENSSFFHRLINVNIVNNRINGLRFRDSWISDPIELKMEVRNWFKKQFLEPIRRRPKFANIRLPRLSE is encoded by the coding sequence ATGACAGGAGGTAAGTTCACTTTCGTCTCCGATAATTTGGAGGTTAAAATGAGTAAAATTGATAGGTTCTTGGTGAATGCTGAGTTTATGCATCTTTGGCCGCTCGCTAATCTGGAGGTTCAAAATAGCGGGTTATCTGACCACTGCCCGTTAGCTCTCTCTTGTATTTCTCATGATTTCGGCCCTATAcccttcaagtttttcaactcttGGGTAGGGGAAGAAAGATTGGTGAAAATTGTGGAAAGTATCTCAGCGGTTCCTAATGATGGAGAATTAAGTGATATCTTCCTTGCTAATACTTTGAGAAATATCAAAAAGGAAATCAAAAAATTGAGACAAGAGGTAACAGTGGCTGAGAATAAAGAGGTGAAGGGGATGTTAGATATAATTGGTAAGATTGAGAAAAAAACCGAGTCGATGCCGTTAACTCAAATCGAGAAAAGAACCAGGGTTGATTTACGTGTGCAGTTAAAAAAATTGGAGGCTATAAAAGTGAAAAACTTACAACAAAAAGCTCGTGTTAACTGGATCCGGTTTGGAGATGAAAATTCTTCGTTCTTCCATAGGCTGATAAATGTGAACATTGTGAATAATAGGATTAATGGGCTGAGGTTTCGGGATTCTTGGATTTCCGATCCGATTGAGCTGAAAATGGAAGTTAGAAACTGGTTTAAAAAACAGTTTTTGGAGCCTATTCGTCGCCGACCGAAATTCGCCAATATCAGGCTGCCCAGGTTATCTGAGTAA